One stretch of Candidatus Eremiobacteraceae bacterium DNA includes these proteins:
- a CDS encoding aminopeptidase P N-terminal domain-containing protein → MIATEVVAGMGIEPGRMTEFDRRRRTFVDKMGDAVAVFPSSPAAYRSNDGDFDFRQDSDLYYLTGFEEPESVLVLAPGHKTEKSILFVRPRNRERETWDGRRAGPEGAVRDFHVDAAYPIEELGKRLGEFLETSDTLYY, encoded by the coding sequence GTGATTGCGACAGAAGTGGTCGCAGGCATGGGCATCGAACCGGGGCGCATGACTGAATTCGATCGCCGCCGCAGGACCTTTGTCGACAAGATGGGTGACGCCGTCGCCGTTTTCCCGAGCTCTCCGGCCGCATACCGTTCAAACGATGGGGATTTCGACTTCCGGCAAGATTCGGATCTTTACTATCTCACGGGCTTTGAAGAACCGGAATCGGTTCTCGTGCTCGCGCCCGGACACAAGACGGAAAAGTCGATATTGTTCGTGCGCCCGCGCAATCGTGAGCGAGAGACGTGGGATGGCCGCCGGGCCGGCCCTGAAGGCGCCGTGCGCGACTTCCACGTGGACGCGGCCTATCCGATCGAAGAGCTCGGTAAACGGCTCGGAGAGTTTCTCGAAACGTCCGACACGCTGTATTATG
- a CDS encoding tetratricopeptide repeat protein produces MEALNASVAFADLLAKSDRDAGAFPLDRACLLVSAAIDPQTDIEACATVLDELAERAAAIAYRSSEPYAQTSALIDSIFSLGGFHGNVLEYGASNNSLLAHVIADRTGIPITLSIVLMETARRIGLRLEGVGLPAHFVVRFPDPTSRLFIDPFHGGAVIDESDCRALVERVYGGKLTWRDDFLDSVEPRAILKRLVLNLKNALSNEKNYVAALAAIQLQLVIDPDDPAELRDRGIILARLHRYESAISDLEAYLARMPDAGDGDHIRNTVRYLRRATSY; encoded by the coding sequence ATGGAAGCACTGAACGCGTCTGTGGCGTTCGCAGATCTGCTCGCGAAAAGCGATCGCGATGCCGGCGCGTTTCCGCTCGATCGCGCATGTCTGCTCGTGAGCGCGGCGATCGATCCTCAAACCGACATCGAGGCATGCGCGACCGTTCTCGACGAGCTTGCCGAGCGCGCGGCGGCCATCGCCTATCGATCCAGCGAACCCTATGCGCAGACCTCCGCGCTGATCGATTCGATCTTCTCGCTGGGCGGCTTTCACGGGAACGTCTTGGAATATGGCGCTTCGAACAACAGTCTACTCGCGCACGTGATCGCAGACCGCACGGGCATTCCGATCACGCTTTCGATCGTGCTCATGGAAACGGCGCGGCGGATCGGCCTTCGGCTGGAGGGCGTCGGACTGCCGGCACATTTCGTGGTCCGCTTTCCCGATCCCACAAGCCGGCTATTCATCGATCCGTTCCACGGCGGCGCGGTCATCGACGAGTCGGATTGCCGCGCGCTCGTCGAGCGGGTCTACGGCGGCAAGCTGACGTGGCGCGATGATTTTCTCGACAGCGTCGAACCGCGCGCGATCCTCAAGCGATTAGTCCTGAACCTGAAGAACGCGCTCTCGAACGAGAAGAATTACGTCGCGGCTCTGGCGGCGATCCAACTTCAGCTCGTCATCGATCCGGACGACCCCGCGGAGCTTCGCGATCGAGGAATCATTCTAGCGCGACTGCACAGATACGAAAGCGCGATCTCGGATCTGGAAGCGTACCTTGCGCGCATGCCGGATGCCGGAGACGGCGACCACATCCGCAACACTGTCCGCTACTTGCGACGCGCGACCTCTTACTGA